A region of the Cannabis sativa cultivar Pink pepper isolate KNU-18-1 chromosome 3, ASM2916894v1, whole genome shotgun sequence genome:
tataattttttctaaacaatTGATTGGACAAATTATATTAGActtctctttttgttttttttttgcctaAATTTTTTTAGGTCATAttacaaaaacataaatataatatatatgtatagataaaagtaaaaataaattattacctCTTAGTCTATATTAGTTGacatgatttttttaataaataaaataataatcacatatatttgttgtgactattcattttactaaataattgtaaacatgtgttataatattattttaaagtttttttctaatatatattcAGGTTTAAAGTTATTTCCAATGACactttaaaaatttatcttaagtgtaatttttcccataaaatactttaattttctttttttaaaattaaatatttcatttatgaattaaatacatttattatattaataaaataacattataaaaaaaatataaattttaatgtaatttttagtattgtgattattgaaaaaaaaaatagtactaaAATAGTATTCTTTTAGTTTTGGCATTGGAGTTGCTCTAAGTAAAAAATTAGTgggttaattttattataatggCATAGATGTAATAATGCAATAATATTATGTCTAATTATTAAGTATACATACACTAATTTTAAAGGATAAACATTTGTCATAATTTATAGAGAGAGTGTAAAAGAGAGTACAAAAGTGAGTCTCCTTAGCACCCCTCTTATATTACTTATGCATATTTTCAATCACAAAATTAAATCCCAATCGCTATATTTGCATTATAGCTTTAAATGTcaatcatattatataataattattacatGTATTAAACTCTCaatcaaattatatattatactcaaaataatatataatatactgtaattttaattttaaatattatattatttaataaacaatataacatttataatttataaagatacaattgaattttataaaaaagaatATACACAAAtgatatttgaaattaaaatgTAATTGATGGTTAGATTATGAACTTATAATGTAattttataagaaataatgaGATTTATTAACAATGTATTAATTCAAATGCAAATAATCACACGACCAAGTTAAACAAAACAGCAATCATGATTTAAAACTTCCAATcggttgttatttttatttacttcTTTAAAACAGTAATTGAACAAGAAAGTGTACCTAATAAATCTTGTAGTGACTTATTACAAATCACACAGCATCAAACTTCAAAACAATTTTAAACAAGACCATTTGAACAGTAGTTATGGTAATGATAAATATAGGTAAGTTTCCATTAATCAAACCAAAAAGGATTAGCAAAGGGTACAACCTAATACTAAAAATACAATCTTTAAAGcgattgaaaagaaaacaaacgAAAAGCAGTAATCTCTACAACAAACCAAATCAAGACCTAATTTCAATTACATATCAACTAGCTTTTCCCATTAATGCATTTAGGCCTTTTTGGGAGATTTGGGCGATTTAGTTGCAGTTTTCTCAGATTCAGCAGACTTAGTCTTCTTCGGTAGCAAAACTGGGTTAATGTTGGGAAGAACACCACCGCTGGCGATTGTAACACCGTGGAGCAATTTCCCCAATTCCTCATCGTTCCTCACAGCCAATTGAACGTGTCTAGGGTTAATTCTTGTTTTCTTGTTGTCACGTGCAGCATTTCCGGCCAATTCCAAAACCTCAGCGGCAAGGTATTCAAGAACGGCAGCTAGGTAGACGGGAGCACCGGTACCAGTACGTTGGGCGTATCTTCCCTTCTTGAGGAATCGAGCGATACGACCCACGGGGAATTGAAGTCCAGCCTTGACGGACTTAGTGACCGACTTCTTCCTGTCTCCGCCTTTCCTTCCTCCGGCTCCCTTGGCTCCTCCCTTGGTTGCTTTTGTAGTTTCCATTGCTGAAAAGATTGGATTCGAGTTTTGGAGGGAACAAAAGTTTGTTCTGTGTATTGaatttgatgatgatgatgagattgGTGGGTTAGTTATGTTGATGGAGatttgtatttatataaagGGGATGAGCCTGCCACGCTGGCAATCCGCGAGGTTTCATTTGGAGGAATTCAATTAGAGAGATTGTGGGgttgaagaaagaagaagatggATGGTACGTGCGACCTTAAACTGTCTGCCACGCTGGCAATCCGTGAGAATTCATTTGGACGAATGGGATTAAAGGTATGTGATTGTGGGGTTTAAACGGAGGGGATGGAAAGGAAAGTCCTATAcaataaatatagaaaaaacTTGAGAGAAGAGACTTAAAATTTCAttttactaaaataattttggaaaattctaaaatgcacccccttaaaatgaaTACATTAATGCACTATTATTTGTTTTAgcacccgaaataattttttagtcacatttTTTCTCATGATCATGTacgttaattttaagaaatttagaaaagtttaacacgccgaaaaatacgttcaaacagtgtgttgcacgcgtgactattttattttatacgcgtgtaaaatagactgtttgaacattgttttctatattgtaaattattctgaatttctcaaaattttgtaggttatcttaaatagctataacgtacatgaatatgaaaaaaaaatagactaaaaaattcttctggatgccgaaacaagtcaagggtgcatcagtacatcccttttaagtgGTGCACTGTAGAAtcacccaataatttttttttagaaatgaaAATGCATATTATATTAAATCAAACTTTCGTAATACAATAAGCATTTAAAGGAGGAGTCAATTTCTTCAATCAAGTACAATTAGAATCCACTGAAAGAATATATTTAACTAGCAAATGAACAGCAGTATTAATAGATTTAAACACATGTGAAATCTGCATTCCAGAAAAGTTAGACACTAAGAGAGAGATATTTGTTAACAGACAATGAAAATAAGAAACAGAGACTTTAGAGAGCTGTAATCCTTTAACCACTAAAAGAGAATCTGTCTCTATATAGTAAACAAGCAAATGAAGATCTTTAAGCCATTGCAGACTATATATTAAAGTCATAACTTCCATCACTTTTGAGCGAAAGGTACCAGGGAAAGGCTTAGACATGGTAGCAATTATATCACCATAAGTGTTATGAAGAATCGTACCAAAACTGGAAGATTGAGTCATCTTGTTAATGGGAGCATCAGTATTCAATTTGAGTCATCTTGTTAACGACTACATCAGTATTCATCCAAGGGGCATCTGTATTGGTAGCATTAAGAGAGGACGATGGAACAGCAATAACCGAGTTCTTAACCTAGCAGGTGattaaaaatcatcaaaaagacaAAGCAAAGTATAGTAGCACATTATGTGGTTTTGGTTTTTTACCATGCTTTTCTTTATTTCTCTCACTCTAAATATTCCAAAGAATTGTTGCAAACTGTTCTAATTGCAAATTTGTCCATGTAGTAGAAACATGTAACAACAGTTCTTTGAGATTCATTTGCCCCGTAAGATAGTTACCAAGAGAGAAAAGAGGCCTTCCAAACACGCTTAGGCCGGTGACAGAAAAACAGAGCATGTGGTACTGTTTCACTATTACGGCGACACAAAGCACAAATTAGAGAGTCAGAAATATGTCTTGTATGAAGAGTTGCAACTACAGGTAGGCAATCATGTATCGCACGccacaaaaaaaattcgaaCCTTCGAAGGTAGTGATAGTTACCAAATTTTTTTCCACCAATATTGGGTTCGCAGTCCACTTACACTGGGTTGTTGTTCCTCCAAATGGGTAGCCAAAAAATAGCCTGATTTAACAATGTAGAGGCCATTAGCTTCATGATGCCATATGAGTTGGTCTTGCGAAGAAGATATAGTTAAGAGAATACTTTGGATCTTTTCTACATCCGAATCTAGGAAcaacgtgttgggttttatgccctaaataaaaaacattacaatctgattagttatcaatttagaagtgaattatgattacatgtatgttacatgtttatggtttaatatatatatacttgatatatgcacaaaatcagttaaatccagaacatatagttattcacaattacagtatcgtcaatacagtggaatgtgattgtgattatatgattcaaaagatttggtccctgttcatcagtgttttggatttacactgatgtgataatcagcgatgaagtatacttacacttggagtaagtgttatgttctttccagaacattgacaaagtatactggtttcgaatgcatggaatatgcattggactggaccgatattgaacttggttaaagatattgtaaacttaccgttgtatctttccaagtcaatgtcagaagttgatcttagattaagagaatttaaatcctgatatgcttaggctcaatctcaggagtgctattattgttctttgatttattagttaaagcctacctttgggtcaggataatacatatattttgggaacatgatagcataactgaatgtgagtgctaaacataaatatggaaatctatagcttctactggtgtatagaagtaaagtgatgattccttttgagcttaattaaatagaagtaaatggatgagctcttgtttcagtgactatatattagatcactaaaacatcatttacaggtaactaagtgttcaaatgggcaaaatacattgaggggtgtaaacggtaaattggtcccatctcgatgtaaatcatctatataaaggatctctaaatcacattaagattataacaatggttaaatgagatagcatattgatatcgtgaaacatatgatatgctctatataagtctgagagtgcaattccaagttataagagtggattcaacgaggaattaataagttagggatttacttggtaaatcggttcaacttattggaagctcagtatatagatccatggtccccattctagttgagactatactgtttgtaagactctatgattgatttatgattaatcaattataattctaaaagttagactatgtctaatttgtgaattctcacagtttagggatgaaattgtaaataaaagggtttctaggtttaattattaattatgagactttgcatgtctaaattaataattattttaaatggaaatattatttaataatctattttagttattaaataattagttttggcatttaaatgattagaatttattaaaatggcatttttggagaaatagaaataaaattgaggaaactgcaaaatccatgtgaggcccatacacaccatggccggccacatgattgcatgtttcccaattattattttcaatttaatttgccatataattgctaatcaaagcctagcctaaataggaaagtggtgaatcacactaaataaggcagttattcaattacacagtaaaagaggaaactgtttatttggaaagttgtgctcttcccttttcctatttatagccgccccctctctacTCTTCTTGTGCatgagaaaactttgctttgcattgtgtgtcacacgaaatcaagagagaaaacaagagagaaatttcgaaattcctagtgagagagaagtgctcacacacatcactcagtacctcattatagtttggaagactgtgaaggatcacatccaactgaagaactttcgggctcagatcttgattatactctgctacagacaggaatcaagggttagagatctgagtggaaggagacattaattccgctgcaatcactgtaagttattcttaacttttatgtgtttagttcatcgttttagaagttcaatattaggttgttaaatcaacatacttgtaagtagatctaagatcctggataaatataattccaacacaACGTCTTTAAAAGAGGAAAATCCCATTTATGCGAATCGGTAATTAAGCTAGAGACTCTTAAATTTCGATCAAATCCCGTAAAAACTAATGGTTGAACATTTAAGAATTCGGGCAGCCAAGGATCTGTGCCACACAAAATATTTTGTCCATCTTCGACTTTCCAACATAACCCTTTAGATAGCAATTCTTTACCCCAAATGATCCCTTGCCATGTTAGTGACAATATGTAAGAACCATGACCAGCGTCTAAGAAGGATGAATGTTTGAAGTACCTAGGCTTAAGAAgtgttagagatattattacaatggaagaaaatcaaaatattacaactctattgtaatacaatacaaggaccaagaaagagattaaataaatgttacaacaacataatatacaatatatatacactatatatgttatatataagagatataaaagaagatatatagattacacaatattatataacatatatataatatgaagaagaaaagatcactcactcacaaccttgagtgtagaatagtggggatcaccatgacttgaacaaggtattacacctttgtccaaaagcttatttcccctatctctaagcactaagggagctctctaggaaatagctttgggaattatcaagccttaggattttctagcaaagtgctttttttgatagaaaacttcatctcaatgagcacattagacttctttatatagtgtttagatgatcactcttaggattcaaaataccacctcatttctctcatataaatgagtattaatataggttgtaacaactatatttcataccatttgaatcatatcatcaaattgtgtaacaacccttttattacactaataatgtgtgatcaacacatgagttacaagtaataacaaattgtaactcctctccaagttactatgtaggttacaaaagtgtaggttaaaattataggttacacatttatttaccatacacttataatatatattattcatataataatatatattaccacattttaatctatacattattatattaaataatataacaagaAGTTGACTTAGGAGCGATGTAGGATTTGAGAAAATACGACATGCCTTTTTGGCTAATAAAACTTTATTGAAATGAACAAAACTCTTAAAACCCATACCACCTTCAACCTTGGATTGGCGAAGAGATGACCACGCTTTCCAATTTATATACCAGAACGCCACCAAAATTTATTCATCATTACTTTAATTTGGTTGACAAGAGACTTTGAGAGACGAAAACAACTCATTGCATAAGTCGGAATGGATTGAGCAACAATTGTAAGTAGAATTTCTTTGCCACCAATCGAGAATAATTGTTCTTGCCATGCTGAAAGATGCTTTTAAAGTTTTTCTTTAATCTccccaaataatttttttttgtctcttCTTAAATAAGATGGAAGACCTAGGTAACGCTCATGGCATGGTTGAATCGACATGAGAAGAACTTGTTGCAAATTAGCTTGAATTGATGGTAAAGTGCTTGGCGAAAAAGACAAAATAGACTTCACCACATTCAATTTTTGGCCCGAGGCACGACAATAAATATCAATTCAATTCTTCATGGCTGTAGCAGAACGCATGTTTGCACAACAAATTAGTACCAAACTATATTAACAAGCAGCTTTTGAAAATTTCAAGGACAATTCAAGCATCAAAATACAAGGGAAAAGAAAAATCTACAATACaaccaaaaaataataagaacaaAACAAATCCCATTCTTATGAAAAGTATTGAAACCAACCATAAACTAAATATTACAACCTCAAGATAATGTAGCCATTATTagcaaagaaattaattaagacAGAGTTTACAAGACTTGTGCTGAAAAGTTTTGAGATGACTCTCCTTTGGCTATAGATAATGTCTTCAAATAAGGAGAAATGCACAACAGAGTATCTCTCAAGTCTGATTCCCTCTCTGGTTTACATTCAGTAAGAACTCTAAGATGTTCCAATTTAACCAAAGGTGTACGACTCACACTCTTCATATGTCCAATTACATTCTTCAATTTGTTGGGAAATATGAGAGCCTTCattcaaagaaaatatgaaaaataatcaaatatacattaaaataaactaataatataaaattgaaaTGAAATAAGATATCATAAGTAATAAACATACCTCAGGTTTGTCAACATGGATTGTTACCACATTCCATGAACAATTGAGatttataagaaaattaatcatattGATAAACCAATCTATGTCATAATGCTTCCGCCGCTCAACAATTCCAAACGTTCCATTCAACAAATTGGATGACACCATtgaaatactaaaatttaagtTACCATTGTAACAAAATGATGCTAATTTTGGAGCTGATTCAATCACAACATTCATTTCATCATCATAAGGGTTATTCACATTTAAACTTTCCAACTTTTGATTAGAGATTTTAATTCTCTTCAACCTCCCTTCACTCCAGTTGCTTAATGTCAATTTTTCAAGAAGAGGAAGATTCGAAACGAAACGTTCTAATGTTGGAGACTCTTCCATATCCCAATAACAAGTTAAGGAAAGATTTTTAATGGTCTTGCATGAAGAGAATTTTAACTTGTCAAACGAAACTCGTTCTAGTTTCAAAGATTCAAGGTTTTTTATTTCGATTTGCTTTATCATTCTCTCAGCAACACTTTGAATCTTAACGAGTTTAATCTCCAACAACTTGAGGCTTAAACTACGTATGTGTAGTTGATGTGGGTGAAAAGTGTTGTAATAACAATTTAACAACAATTTTTCAAGTGAAGGGGTTCCCAACATGAGTTTATCTATTACAAATCTATTTGCAATATGAACATTAATCATTGTAAGTGATTTTAATGATGGAAAAGTGAATACACAATATCTATCTAACTCCACTCCATTCAATTCCAAACTAGTCAAAAATTTTGCATGGAGTACTAATGAGTTTGGTAAGCGAAAGTAATTTTCGCCATACTCATCTGGTTCTCCTGCGTTTAAGCAAAGACTTACATGCTTAACTCTTCTCAAAACTGCGAAAGCTAACCATTTATCTATGTAACGACCTGTTTTTCTCTTATAATAACAATCCATTTGAAGCTTAAAACTGTTTAAGAACGAGTCGCGAATGAAGTACATACCTCTCTTGCGGTGTTCCAAACAAAggtctatataattgagagccttttcttgttctttaacAGTTTTGTAATTTGTAGTTGTAATGGAGAAAGAGAGATCGGGGATTAAATACCACATGAGTTTCCAACGATGTGAAAGAAAACTAGTTGAAACGACATCAATAGTTGGAAGAAACGACAGTATATGTAGAATGATTGCATCAGGTAGATTCGAAATTCTGTCCTGAAAATCATCTAATGcttttgttgatgatgatgatgatggtgccATTTTAACTCTTTTTTTATGATTATGGTAAGTTTAGATTCATATTATGGCTTATTATTTTATAGTGTCACACAGTCATGTAAGAGATTATGATAAGAGTTATTTTCGGAATAAGAGTAGTAATATTTGCATCAAATTTAATCTATTAGTTTTGAGTGAATTAAGTCAAGAGTTGGATTAGTCAATCAGTTACATTAGATTTAGACGAGGCTGTTTTTTTGGCTTTGTATGGCTATTTGAGTGGATTATTGTTATGTAAATAAAGACAAAAAagtcattttaaaaataaataataaataaagacaAAAGACTTGTTTGGTAGATATATGCAGAACAAAGGCACAAGCTATTCCATAACAATTGGAAACTATTTTGGTTCTTTACCAATTTGATTAGTTTGTTGTCCTTTACTTTTTTCATATTTGTTGTCCTTTGGTTCAAAGACTTCTCTGGTATCTTCTTTGCAGTTGGTTGGTCTGGTATGGTCCTGTTTTGAGTTTTGAATATATTATAAATCAACATGAACAGAACAGGTGAATTATAGTTGCCATTGAACTTGGAAGATACACAATAAAACATCATGAAACCATAGATAACTTGTTAGAATGAGAGATTGGGTATTGAAGCAATCCTTGACAAAGAATATTGGTGTGAGATCAAGTTTTGTAAGCAGAAAATTTATTAGTCCCTATACATACTCATTCAAAAGATACACAACAAAAAACAAATCCATGCAAATTCATTAGTCTTAAACTACCTATGAAGTAAATACAATCACAAAAGGACATTCAAAAGTTTTTAATGGATGCCCCTTTTGAGTTACTAATAATATCAACAATAAAAGAATTATCTAACTTCAATTAATAGCAGAAAGTCACTTTAGAATCTTATATTATACAGCTAAGAAATGTCCAGCATTTGACAAACTAATTTTTCATCACCTTTCCTAATGAGGCTACTGAATATAATCTTGAATTTTTAGTCAGCCAAGTAACAAGACATTGAAGATATAATATAATCACAAGAACTCATCTTTATACTTTTCAAAAACTTTAAAAGCATGTTGGTAATAATGACGCCCTTTCTTCAAAGATAATGTAGGAGAAATCCATTGCAGAGCATCTTTTAAGTTTGATTCCCTCTCCGGTTCATACTCAGTAAAAAATGTAAGATTTTTCCAGTCAACCAAAGGTGAACGACATACCCTTTTCAACTTCTCTGGAAAGAAAAGAGCCTTCATGTGTAGAATTAAGGGAACGTAATGTATTAGTGTCAAGTatacattaataatataaactttaaataaGACTAGTAATAAACGTACCTTATCTGATTTAACATGAATATCTATGCTTCTCCAAGAACACTTGAGATTCAAAagaaaattcatgaaattgACAAACCAATCGGTGTCATAGTTCTCTTGCGCCACAAGAATCACAAATGTTCCAAACAACAAATTGGAAGACTCCATTGACACACTCAATTTGATGCAACCAGTATAAACAACTGTCGTTAATTTCGGAGTTGATTTAAGTATAACATTCAATTCTTCATTATAAGGGTTATGTACAAAGAGCTTTTCCAAGTGTTGATTCGAGATTTTAATGTGCTTTAACTTACATTTACGCCTCTTGGTAAAAGTGAATTCTTCAAGAAGAGGAAGATTAGAAATGAAATGTTCAAATGATGATTCAAGATTTATTACTAACTTGAGAATTCTAATTGCCTTGCATGCAGAgacttttatcttttcaaagGAAACACCTGTTAGGAACAAAGATTCAAGATTTATGAGATCGATTTGCTCCACCAAATCCTTACGGAGTATAATATCCAAAAACTTGAGGCTTAAACT
Encoded here:
- the LOC133035737 gene encoding putative F-box/FBD/LRR-repeat protein At1g78760; protein product: MAPSSSSSTKALDDFQDRISNLPDAIILHILSFLPTIDVVSTSFLSHRWKLMWYLIPDLSFSITTTNYKTVKEQEKALNYIDLCLEHRKRGMYFIRDSFLNSFKLQMDCYYKRKTGRYIDKWLAFAVLRRVKHVSLCLNAGEPDEYGENYFRLPNSLVLHAKFLTSLELNGVELDRYCVFTFPSLKSLTMINVHIANRFVIDKLMLGTPSLEKLLLNCYYNTFHPHQLHIRSLSLKLLEIKLVKIQSVAERMIKQIEIKNLESLKLERVSFDKLKFSSCKTIKNLSLTCYWDMEESPTLERFVSNLPLLEKLTLSNWSEGRLKRIKISNQKLESLNVNNPYDDEMNVVIESAPKLASFCYNGNLNFSISMVSSNLLNGTFGIVERRKHYDIDWFINMINFLINLNCSWNVVTIHVDKPEALIFPNKLKNVIGHMKSVSRTPLVKLEHLRVLTECKPERESDLRDTLLCISPYLKTLSIAKGESSQNFSAQVL
- the LOC115709204 gene encoding histone H2A.1-like, which encodes METTKATKGGAKGAGGRKGGDRKKSVTKSVKAGLQFPVGRIARFLKKGRYAQRTGTGAPVYLAAVLEYLAAEVLELAGNAARDNKKTRINPRHVQLAVRNDEELGKLLHGVTIASGGVLPNINPVLLPKKTKSAESEKTATKSPKSPKKA